The following DNA comes from Allobranchiibius huperziae.
CCCCGGCTTCCGGGGCCGCGATGTTCCTCGGCCGCCGCGGCGGTCGGGTCGACCCGCGCACCGTGCGCACCAGCCTCACCGCCCTGGTGCGGGAGATGCCGCAGGCCCCGGCGCTCGGACCGCACGGCCTGCGGCACAGCGCCGCCACACACCTGCTCGAAGGCGGCGCCGACCTGAGGATGGTGCAGGAGCTGCTGGGTCACGCCAGCCTGTCGACCACCCAGATCTACACCCACGTGTCCGTGGAACGGTTGCGGGCGTCGTACACCCAGGCCCACCCGAGGGCCTGAGAGGTCAGTTCACGACGTACACGTAGAAGTAGACGGGACGATTGCCCGGGAACGTACGTCGTCCCTGAGCGTCCAGCATCTCGAACTTCACGTAACAGGTCCGAGCCGTCGACGGTGCGGTCACCGCGATGGAGACGACGGCGGAGTGTCCGGGTGCGGTGGAGGGGACCACGGCGCGCTTCGGTGTCCGACAGTCCGTGGCGCCCTGGGGCGGACCCATCCGCGAGAGCGAGCGACCGGTCCACGTGACCGACCCGACGTTGTCCAGGCGCCACTCCTTGGTGAACTTCTGCCCCACCTTCACCGTTGCGCAGTCCGGATAGGAGATGTCCGCACCGAACGTCGAGGAGTCCCCGGGGGTGACCGGCGACATCGGCGACGCTGCTGCCTTCGAGACCACGCATCCGGACGAGCTCCCGCCCGACTGGCCGGGGCCCGTCTGCCCCGCGGCCACCTGCGGAGCGGCCGTGAACGACGTTGTGGACGGGCTCGCGGAAGAGGAGCGCCTGCTCAGGGCGAGGAAGAGGCCGGCGACGGCGATCGCCGCCACCAGCACGATCGCGACGGGCACCCAGGTCGGCTCCCACCAGCGGTGGCGGGGGCGGTCCCCCGAGACCGCGGTGCCGGTCGTGTCGTCAGCCGGGGGTGCGCCCGCGGAGGCCGCAGACGTGGCGACGGGCTCGGAGGCGACGGGGGAGGTGCTCGGTGTGGCGGGCTCCGTCGACGGGTCGACCTGGCGCGCGGCCGCGTGCCAGCGTTCCTGCCACGGCGCGGGGTCGGCACCACACGCGAGAACGAACTGCTTGGTGGTGTCCCACGACGGGAATCGGTTGCCCGAGGCCGCCTCGTGCAACGTCGTATGCGAGATGCACCCGGAGGTCTCGGCCATCTTGCGGAACGAGGGACTGCCGACGGACTCCCGCAGCGCGGACAGCTCGTCGGCGAATCGTTGCACCGTCTGCTGACGGTCGTTGGTCGGCACGCTCGTGCTCCTCGGTCGTCGCGTCGTCCAACCGTCCCCCAACGGTTGCTCCCGCCGCAATGTAACGGCAGAACGTGTCTGTAAGACGGTGTCAGGTGTCGTCAGGTTCCGTCCACGGGTGCCGAACAGCCCGTCCTGCCTGCGAACTTCGTTGCCATGCCGCGCATCCGGCGCAGCGACGAAGGAGGCATCGCATGTCCATCCGCACCAGCACCAGAACACCGCTTCGGATCCTCACGGTGGCCGGCCTGACCGCCGCCATCGGGGTCACCACAGTCGGCCACGGGATGAGCGCCGACGCGGCCACCCGATCGTTCCCGGCGAAGGTGACGCTCAACGGGCGCCAGCACATCGGGGACAGCGCCAACGCCAAGGGCGCCGTCGTCGACAAGTACAAGGCCGGCCGCCAGGTGCCCGTCACCTGTCAGGCCGCTCACAAGGGAACGCTG
Coding sequences within:
- a CDS encoding NBR1-Ig-like domain-containing protein — its product is MPTNDRQQTVQRFADELSALRESVGSPSFRKMAETSGCISHTTLHEAASGNRFPSWDTTKQFVLACGADPAPWQERWHAAARQVDPSTEPATPSTSPVASEPVATSAASAGAPPADDTTGTAVSGDRPRHRWWEPTWVPVAIVLVAAIAVAGLFLALSRRSSSASPSTTSFTAAPQVAAGQTGPGQSGGSSSGCVVSKAAASPMSPVTPGDSSTFGADISYPDCATVKVGQKFTKEWRLDNVGSVTWTGRSLSRMGPPQGATDCRTPKRAVVPSTAPGHSAVVSIAVTAPSTARTCYVKFEMLDAQGRRTFPGNRPVYFYVYVVN